The genomic segment CCTCGCGGTACCGCCCCTGCGACGGCACCCACGCCTCGCAGTCGTACTTGCGGGCGGCGCTGGTCCCCAGGTCGCCGGCGGCCACGTCGATCACCCGGTACGGCACCTCGACCTTGGCGAGCATCTCCTCCTCCCAGGCCAGCAGCCGGAGGTGCTCGGTGTGCGCCTCGTCCGGCCGGCAGTAGGAGAACATCTCCACCTTGTCGAACTGGTGCACCCGCAGGATGCCGCGGACGTCCCGGCCGTACGACCCGGCCTCCCGGCGGAAGCACGACGACCAGCCCGCGTACCGCCTCGGCTCGTCCAACGTCAGGATCTCGTCCGAGTGGTACGCCGCCAGCGGCACCTCGCTGGTGCCCACCAGGAACAGGTCGTCGGCCTCCAGCCGGTAGACCTCGCTGGCGTGTTCGCCGAGGAAGCCGGTGCCCTCCATCGACTCCGGCTTGACCAGCACGGGCGGGATGGCCGGGGTGAAGCCGTACTCGACGGCCTGGGCGATGGCGAGCTGGAGCAGGCCGAGCTGCAGCAGCGCGCCGACGCCGGTCAGGTAGTAGAACCTGCTGCCGGAGACCTTGGCCCCGCGCTCCACGTCGATCGCCCGCAGCCCCTCGCCCAGCTCCAGGTGGTCGCGCGGGTTGTCGATCGCCGGCCGCTCGCCGACCTCGCGGAGCACCACGTAGTCGTCCTCGCCGCCGGCGGGCGCGCCCTCCTCGACCAGGTTGGGCAGGGCGAGCTGCGCCCGGCGCAGCGCCTGCTCGGCGCCGGTCACCGCCGCCTCGGCGGCCTTCACCTCGGCCGAGAGCTCCTTGGTGCGGGCCAGCAGCGCGTCCCGTTCGTCACCGGTCGCCTTCGGCATCCGCTTGCCGAGCTGCTTCTGCTCGGCCCGCAGCGCCTCGTAGCGCTGCACCGACGCCCGCCGCTCCTCGTCCGCCCGCAGCAGGTCGTCGACGACCGTCTCGGACTCACCGCGCGCACGCTGGCTGGCACGGACGGCTTCCGGGTCGTCACGGAGCAGACGCAGGTCGATCACGGGAACCGAGCCTACCGGTGCCCCGTTGGACACCGCATGTCGATATCCGCCCCCGACATCCGGCCTGCTGCCCTGCCCTGCGGCCCCGGTTGCGGCTGGCCCGGCCCGAGTCGCCGATTGCCCGGCCCGGGTCGGCCGGTTCCGGTTCCGCGGCTCAGCGGTCGTCCGGGCGGTCCGGGTGGGCGAAGGGGGTGGCCGGGCCGACGGTGAGATCGGTCGGGGCCGGTCGGTCGTCGTGCTGGCCCAGGTCCGTCGACTGTCCCCGGCCGGCACCGGGCCGGCGCCACGGCCAGTCGCCCGGCCCGTCCGCCGGCAGCTCGGCGTCCGTGGCGGGCGTACCGCTGGTGGGTGCGCCGCTGGCGGGCGGCGCCGCGGCGGTGGCGCCGGTGGCGATGGCGGTCGGTGGTGGCTGGACGAATCGGCCGGCGAGCAGGAGCGCCAGGCCCAGGGCGGCGGTGCCGAGGAAGGCCATCGTCAGGCCCCGGCCGTACGCGATCTGCAGCCCTTCGCTGGCGCCGAAGAGCAACCGCTCGGTGCCCTGGTCCAGCGCGGTCGTGGCGGCGACCAGCAGCACCAGCACCCCGCCGGTCAGTGCCAGGCCGAGCACCCGGGCGTTGTGCCGGCTCGCGGGGGCGCCGAAGAGCACCAGGGCGATCGAGCCGATGACACCGAGCAGCCCGATCAGGTAGCCGGCGCCGAAGTTGGCGACGTCGGCCACCCCGCCGGGCAGCCGGACCGCCTCGCCGTTCGCACCGGCGTTCGGCACGGTGGTGACCGACCATTCGCCCACCAGCGACGCTATGACACCGGCCACGCCGAGGCCGGCGAGCACGGGTACCAGCCGGTGATCCTGGCCGATCCCGGTCAGCCAGCGCGTGCTTCGCGACCGCCGGCCCGGCTCGGTCTCACCCCACTCGACGGTGGCCACCTCGCCCGGCTCGGCGTCCTGGTCGAGGCGGCTCTCCTGACGGGGGATCGGCGGGTCCTGGGACATCGGTAAGCCCTTCCGCGTGCGCGCGGTCCTGTGCGAATGATGACACAGCGGCGGGGATTCCGGCTCTGACCACGCGGGCCGCCGGCCCGGCACCGGCCGCGGCGCGATCGGTCGACCCGTCGCATCCGGGGGCGCTTTGGGCTAGCGTCGGCTCCATGCCTATCCGCACCGCGTCTGCCCGCTGGCAGGGCAATCTCACCGATGGTTCCGGCACGATCCGCACCGGCAAGGGTGGGTACGAGGGGAACTACTCATTCAAGTCGCGCTTCGAGGAGGGGGAGGGCACCAATCCGGAGGAATTGATCGGGGCGGCGCACTCGGGCTGCTTCTCGATGGCCTTCGCCAAGGCGCTCTCCGACGCCGGGTTCACGCCCGACTCGGTGGCGACCACCGCCGGCGTACACCTGGACAAGACGGACGCCGGGATGACGGTGACCCGGATCGACCTCGACACGGTCGCCGAGGTGCCCGGCATCGACGAGGCCGAGTTCGCCAAGATCGCCGAGGCGGCCAAGGCCAACTGCCCGATCTCCCGGCTGCTCTCCCCCGGCGCCGAGATCACCCTTTCGGCCCGGCTCGCCTGACGCCCGTCATCCTCCGTTGATCAGGGAGTGGCCGCCGGCCACTCCCTGATCAACCCGCTCCGCCGGTCGTGCACCGGCCGCGGTGCGCGAGAATGGGTCACGTGCCCGTCGAGATGAGCCGCGAACGCTTCGAGGAGCTGGTCGCCGAGGCCCTCGACGAGGTTCCGCAGGAGCTGCTCGACCTGATGAGCAACGTGGTCATCCTGGTCGAGGACGATTCACCCGCCGGCGAGCCGGAGCTGCTCGGCCTCTACGAGGGGCACGCGCTGACCAGTCGGGGCTGGGACTACGCCGGCGTGCTGCCGGACCGCATCTTCATCTACCGGCTGCCGATCCTGCGCATCTGTGACACCGACGACGACGTGATCGACGAGATCGCGGTCACGGTCGTGCACGAGATCGCCCACCACTTCGGCATCGACGACGCTCGTCTGCACGCCCTGGGTTGGGGCTGACCAGCGACTTCCCGTCGCCAGTCGGCTTTCCGACCGGCCGTTGCCGGGCTTGCGGGGGTTGCCTACCTTCGGGTTCCACCCGCAACAGGAGGAAATTTCATGCGCAGCGCACTCTTCGCGAGCGAGAACCTGGAGAAGGAGTCCAGCCAGCCGGGCATGCGGCTGCAGAACTCCAAGATGCTCAAGATCGAACTCAACGGCGAGGCGATGGCCCGGGTCGGCTCGATGGTCGCGTACCAGGGGCAGGTCCAGTTCCAGGCCCTCGGCTCCGGTGGGATCGGCAAGTTCCTCAAGCAGAAGCTGACCGGCGAGGGCGTACCGCTGATGAAGGTCACCGGCCGGGGTGACGTCTTCCTCGCCGACCTCGCTTCGGACGTGCACCTGATCGACCTCGAGCCCGGCGACGCGCTGTCGATCAACGGATCCAGCGTGCTCGCCTTCGACTCCACCCTCCAGTACGACATCAAGATGGTCGGCGGGATGGGGATGGCCTCCTCCTCCGGCCTCTTCAACTGTGTCTTCACCGGCCACGGCCGGATCGCCGTCACCACCAAGGGCACGCCGGTCGTGCTCAACGTCGACCAGCCCACCTACGTCGACCCGCAGGCGGCGGTCTGCTGGTCGGCCAACCTGCAGACCGGCTACCACCGGGCCGAGCAGCTCGGGCTGGGCACGCTGCTGGGCCGGCGCACCGGCGAGGCGTTCACGATGAGCTTCGCCGGCCAGGGCTTCGTGGTCGTGCAGCCGTCCGAGGAGCCGCCGGTGCAGGGCAGCGGCCAGCAGGAGCAGCAGGGCGGCCTGCTCGGCGGGCTGATGAGCTGACGCCGGACACCCGAGGCGCCCGGCCGCGGGTCGGGCGCCTCGCCACCGGTGCTGACCGGCCAGCCGGCGGGCGCCTCGGACCGGTACCGGCCGGGCCGCCGGGGACCGGTGCCGAACGGGTCAGGCGGGCTCGCCGGCCCGCAGCCGGGCGAGCCAGGCGGCGGCGTCGGCGAACTCCCGGTCGTCGGAGGTCGGCGTCGGGTCCGGCGTGCCGCCGGCCCACCGGTGTCTCGGGTACGACCCCAGGAAGCGCACCTCGGCGCAGACCCGCCGCAGCCCCCGCAGCGCCTCGCCGACCCGGTCGTCGGCGACGTGGCCGGTGCAGTCGAGGAAGAACGCGTACCGGCCGAGGGCCTCACCGGTCGGGCGGGACTCGATCCGGGTCAGGTTCACCCCCCGGACGGCCAGCTCCATCAGCACCGCCAGCAGCGCGCCCACCCGGTCGTGGGCGATGTAGACGGCCAACGACGTCACGTCGTCGCCGGTCGGCGGTGGCGGCGGGGCGGGCCGGGACACCAGCACGAACCGGGTCACCGCGTCGCCGTGGTCGGCGATCTTCTCGGCGAGCAGCGCCAGCCGCTGCCGGTCGGCGCCGATCGGCGCGCAGATCGCCGCGTCGTGCTCCCCCTGCGCGGCGGCGGCCGCCGCCGCGCCGTTGGAGAGTACGTCGACCACCACCGCGTCGGGCAGGTGCTGCCGCAGCCACCCCCGGCACTGGGTGGAGGCCTGCGGGTGGGCGGCCACCGACCGGACGGCGGCCAGCTCGGTGCCCGGCTTCGCGGCGAGCACGAACTCCACCGGCAGCACCACCTCGCGGGTGATCAGCAGCGGATCGCCGTCGACCATCTCGTCGAAGGTCACCCCCACCGCGCCGCCGATGGAGTTCTCCAGCGGCACCAGCGCCGCGTCCGCCGAGCCGGCCCGGACCGCCTCCAGCGCCTCGGGGACGCTGCGGGACGGCGTGCGGATGCCCCGCCGGGCGGCCGGCAGGGTCTGCAGCGCCTGCTCGGCGAAGGTCCCCTCGGGGCCGAGGTAGACGAAACGGGTCGACGGTGTTCCCGGCATGCGTTCAGCCTACAAACGATCCGGAGGTCACCGGCCGTACCCGGTCGGTTGGCCGGTAGGCGGCAGAATTCCGTCGCAGGCGATGGCCCGGATGCCGTACGGCGCGGTGGCCCGGACCGGGACGCTGCAGACGTCCGTACCGGCGGTGATCAGGTTGAGGTCGCCGGGCGGACCGTTCGTCACCACCTGCAACGGCTCCCCGCCACGGACCGTGACGACGGAGTACTGCCAGGCTCCGGCGCAGAGTGGGCCGGTCTTGATGCTGATCCGCACCCCGCCGGGCAGCAGCCCGTCGGTGTCGCGGACCAGGCTCAGCACCTGCTGACCGGAGGGCCGGCCGGCGCAGGGCACGGCGACCGACTCGCTGAATCCGGTCGGGCCGGCCTGGTCCGGAGTCCGGGTGCGGGCGGGTGGGGTCGCGGTGGGGGTGGCGCCGCTGGCCGGGACGCTGGGTGTCGACCGGGGTGCCGGGACGGTCCCGCCGCGGCGTTCCTGCAGCTCCGGCGGGGTCCCGCAGGCCGCCATCCCGAGCAGGCCGGCGAGGAGCAGACCGACCACCGCAGCCAGCGGGCCAGTGGGCACGGCCAACCGCCAAGGAAGCACGGTCAGCCGGCCGAGAGGCGCGGGCAGCCGGCCGGCTGGCGGATCAGTTGGGGCCGATCGGCGGGCGCGGGGGCGGCGGGGAGTGGGAGCGCG from the Solwaraspora sp. WMMD1047 genome contains:
- a CDS encoding OsmC family protein, whose translation is MPIRTASARWQGNLTDGSGTIRTGKGGYEGNYSFKSRFEEGEGTNPEELIGAAHSGCFSMAFAKALSDAGFTPDSVATTAGVHLDKTDAGMTVTRIDLDTVAEVPGIDEAEFAKIAEAAKANCPISRLLSPGAEITLSARLA
- a CDS encoding metallopeptidase family protein, translating into MGHVPVEMSRERFEELVAEALDEVPQELLDLMSNVVILVEDDSPAGEPELLGLYEGHALTSRGWDYAGVLPDRIFIYRLPILRICDTDDDVIDEIAVTVVHEIAHHFGIDDARLHALGWG
- the pheA gene encoding prephenate dehydratase; translation: MPGTPSTRFVYLGPEGTFAEQALQTLPAARRGIRTPSRSVPEALEAVRAGSADAALVPLENSIGGAVGVTFDEMVDGDPLLITREVVLPVEFVLAAKPGTELAAVRSVAAHPQASTQCRGWLRQHLPDAVVVDVLSNGAAAAAAAQGEHDAAICAPIGADRQRLALLAEKIADHGDAVTRFVLVSRPAPPPPPTGDDVTSLAVYIAHDRVGALLAVLMELAVRGVNLTRIESRPTGEALGRYAFFLDCTGHVADDRVGEALRGLRRVCAEVRFLGSYPRHRWAGGTPDPTPTSDDREFADAAAWLARLRAGEPA
- the serS gene encoding serine--tRNA ligase, which translates into the protein MIDLRLLRDDPEAVRASQRARGESETVVDDLLRADEERRASVQRYEALRAEQKQLGKRMPKATGDERDALLARTKELSAEVKAAEAAVTGAEQALRRAQLALPNLVEEGAPAGGEDDYVVLREVGERPAIDNPRDHLELGEGLRAIDVERGAKVSGSRFYYLTGVGALLQLGLLQLAIAQAVEYGFTPAIPPVLVKPESMEGTGFLGEHASEVYRLEADDLFLVGTSEVPLAAYHSDEILTLDEPRRYAGWSSCFRREAGSYGRDVRGILRVHQFDKVEMFSYCRPDEAHTEHLRLLAWEEEMLAKVEVPYRVIDVAAGDLGTSAARKYDCEAWVPSQGRYREVTSTSNCTTFQARRLNIRYRDADGKPQTAATLNGTLATTRWLVPILENHQQPDGSVRVPKALQPYLGGRDVLEPR
- a CDS encoding AIM24 family protein; the encoded protein is MRSALFASENLEKESSQPGMRLQNSKMLKIELNGEAMARVGSMVAYQGQVQFQALGSGGIGKFLKQKLTGEGVPLMKVTGRGDVFLADLASDVHLIDLEPGDALSINGSSVLAFDSTLQYDIKMVGGMGMASSSGLFNCVFTGHGRIAVTTKGTPVVLNVDQPTYVDPQAAVCWSANLQTGYHRAEQLGLGTLLGRRTGEAFTMSFAGQGFVVVQPSEEPPVQGSGQQEQQGGLLGGLMS